The Aneurinibacillus migulanus genome contains the following window.
CCGCAGGCCGATCCTTTTATTAATATTCTTCAATCGTTTACCGTGTTTTTTCTTGGCTTTCTGGCACGTCCGATTGGTGCTATGATCTTTGGACATTTTGGTGATCGAATCGGAAGGAAAGCAACGTTAGTTACTACTCTTATGTTCATGGGGATTAGTACAGTGCTCATCGGGCTCTTGCCTACATATGAAAGCATAGGAATGGCAGCGCCGATTCTTCTCATTTTGTTGCGAATGTGTCAGGGAATTGGAGTTGGAGGCGAGTGGGGTGGTTCCGTTGTGCTTTCTACCGAGTGGAGCTCAAAAAAGAGGCGGGGATTAATGGGAAGCATGACGCAATTAGGCGTTCCAATAGGTTTGCTTACTTCTACTTTAATCATTACCCTGTGCATTCAGTTGACGGGAAGTGGTTTCGATTCCTGGGGGTGGAGGATTCCATTTATTCTAAGCGCGGTTCTTATCGGAGTCGGGTTGTACATTCGTCTCGGCATTATGGACTCGCCGCAGTTTACCAGACTGAAACAGGAGAATCGTATTGTGGACAGACCGGTCCTGGAAGCGTTAAAGAAACACCCGAAAGAGATTGTGCTGACAGCGTGTGCCCGACTGGTGGAACAAGTGCCGTTTTATATTTTTACGACCTTTGTTATTACGTATGGTACGGAAGAGCTGAAGCTGGATAAACAAATCTTCACCAATGGCGTAATGGTTGCAGCTTGTATCGAACTTTTCGTTATTCCTTATTTTGCCCACTTATCGGACAGAGTGAACCGTAAAAAAATTTACATTCTCGGGTCCCTCTTGACGATAGTGTTCGCATTTCCTTTTTTATGATGATAGATACAGGGAATCCCGTATTTATCATTCTTGCTATTGCACTCTCAATTATCGGCCCGGCTATGGCATACGGCCCGCAGGCCGCTCTTATTGTGGAAAGCTTCCCTATTCATCTTCGTTATACGGGCTCATCACTGGGTTTTCACTTCGCTTCCGTTATCGGAGGAGGAATTGCACCGTTGTTTTCGGCTTATCTATTCCATAAATATGGATCAACCAATCAAATAAGCGTTTATATCATTGTCGTTTGCATTATTTCTATCATTTCTGTTTCTATGCTAAAGAAAAATACGGCAGAAAATGCAGAAGAGAGAATGGAGAGTGTACAACAAAATTTATCTAACTATTCATAATTTAAAAATTTATTTAAAGATACGAGCAGGAGAGAGGAAGGTAAGAAACGAAAGCTACCTTGATTTTATATAACGAAAGCAAGGAGGAAGGGCTATGTTTGCGGATTTGGCAATATATAATGGGCAGATTGTTTCGATGGATCAGCGGCACAGTCATCATGAAGCAATGGCGGTAAAACACGGTCGCATTGTTGGCATGGGAGCATGGCAGGATATTACTCCTTTTATTGACAAGCAGACACAGGTCATTAATTTGGAAGGCAGAACAGTGCTTCCTGGCTTTATCGACGCCCATCAACACATGATTTATTTCGGGACCAATTTGCTTAATCTTGATTGTAATTGTACATCCATCCAGGATATCGTACAGGCGGTGGAGGAGCGTGCAGCTTTTTTGAATAGCGATGAATGGATTCTGGGTTGGGGGGTGGATGAAGCGAAGCTTGAAGAGGGACGATTGCCCGAAGCTTCCGATTTTACTCACATTTCCAATCCTGTTTATCTGACACGCTTTTGTCTGCATACAGCGATCGTCAACGAACGTGCGCTGAACCTGGCGGGAATAAATAGCCAAACAGAGGCTCCATCGGGTGGCGAATTATTAAGGGATACACAGGGAAACATTACCGGTGTTTTACGGGAAAAAGCGATGGATTTAGTGCAGCAAGCCATTCCCCCCTATACTCTCGATCAGATGAAACAGGCGATTGCTCTGGCGGATGAGAAATACGTGGAAGAAGGAATTACTTCAGTACATGAAGCCGGTATGGGCTTTCATACGGGATCGCTCGAAGAGTTTCAGGCATTTCAGGAGTTATCCCATGACGGTCAGCTTAAGGTACGCGTATACGGGATGGTGCTGGATACGTTCTTTTCTGAATTGAAGGCTATGCACCTTACGACCGGCTTTGGCAATGAACAGATAAAAATCGGTGCCGTTAAAATGTTTGCCGATGGTACACTAAGTGGCCGGACGGCAGCCGTTCACGAAGAGTACCTGGACCCTGCAGGGTTTCGCGGCATTCTGATGTATAAAGATGAAGAATTGGAAGAAAAAGTGTTGGCGGCTCACAGAGAAGGCTATCAAATCTCCATACACGCCATCGGCGATCGAGCTGTCGAACAGGTCATTATCGCTTACGAGAAGGCGCTTTCTTCCTATCCGCGCACCGATCATCGCCATCGGATCGAACATTGCGCCATCTGTAATCCTAATCTTATCGCTCGTATGCAAAAGCTTGGAATCATTCCTGTTCCCCAGCCCGGTATTTATTATTTGGCCGGAGATGTATACAATCGGGTCCTCAAACCTCAAGTGCTTGATGGATTTTATGCGCTTGCATCCTTTATGGAAGCGGGGTTGAAACCAGCCGGAAGCTCAGATTGCCCGGTCGTGCCAGCTTCTCCTTTCCTCGGTATGTATGCGGCGATGACACGCAAGACAAGAAGCGGAGAAGATATTGTACCCGAACAGAAGCTTTCGTTATATGAAGCGCTGCAAATGTATACGAATTATGGGGCATATGCTTCGTTTGCCGAACATGAACTTGGCTCTCTTGAAGTCGGGAAGTTCGCTGATTTTGTAGTTTTGCCAACGGGTTTTATGGACTTTTCTGCCGAACAGGTGAAAGATACGAAGGTGGAGATGACGGTTATCGGAGGAAAAATTCAATATGAGCGGGTGAGAAAGCATGCTGGTAATCTCCATTACGGATGAATTGCAGCCGCATCACATCGAACGGATCTCTAACCTAGTGAGTCCGATGGAGGTCGTAATAGAAAAAGATTTATATCAACCAGAAATTCCTATAGAGAATGCGGAAATTCTTATTACGTACGGGCATCAGGTTACAGGTGAGACGCTAAATCGAATGCCAGGACTCAAGTGGATTCAGATATTTCAGTCAGGAGTCGAACGGCTCCCTTTTGAAGAGATAACGAAGCGGGAGATTTTATTGACGAATATTCGGGACTTTCATGGCATCCCGATGGCTGAGTATGTAATAAGCATGATTTTGTATTTTACTCGTTGTATTCCAAGGTACATTCAATACCAGAAAGAAAGGCACTGGTGTCGTCAGGAATATGTGGATGAAGCATACGGGAAAACCCTGTCCATCTTTGGCGCTGGGGCGATTGGTCAGTATATTGCACAGAGATGCCGGCAATTCGGCATGCGGATTCTCGGCGTCAATACGACCGGCAAGCCTCATCCTGATTTTGACGCGATGTTTTCCATGAAAGAAAAAACAGAGGTGCTTAAGCGGAGTGATTTTGTCGTGTTGCTTCTGCCAGCGACGGAGGAAACATATCACTGTTTCGGAAAAAAAGAGTTCGCAGCGATGAAACAAACCGCTTGCCTGATTAATATCGGGCGAGGAGCGCTTATCAATACAGATGATTTACTTGCCAGCCTGGATAGCAGAGAAATTAGAGGGGCGGCACTCGATGTTACGGAAGAAGAGCCATTGCCCGCCAATCACCCACTTTGGGACAGTGAGCATGTCATTCTTACACCGCACATTGCTGCCCGCACCTATCAATATTTCAACCGTGCTATCGATAAGTTTGCGCTGAATTGGGAGATGTATAGTAAAGGCGAGCAGCCGCCTTACTATGTAGATGTGAAGAAAGAATATTAAGGAAAAAACAAATTCTGATGTTTGGAGTGATGCATAATGGCGGAGTCATACGAGCGTGTTGAACATGAACAATTTATTCAACAGAAAAGAACGATAGAAGAAGAACGTCTTCACCGGAAGCAATGTCTGGCGGCGTCTTTCCGTCTGTTTGCCCGGTTTGGCTACGATATGGGCGTAGCTGGCCACATTACGGCCAGAGATCCAGAGTATACCGATCATTTCTGGGTCAATCCGTTTGCTATGGACTTCAGTCGAATTCGTGTGTCGGACCTTGTACTTGTTGACCATGAAGGAAGAGTAGTGCAAGGAAATCAACCGATTAACCGGGCCGCGTTCGCCATCCATTCACAAATTCATGCGGTACGCCCTGATACGATAGCGGCGGCACATTCGCATTCGACGTATGGGAAAGCCTGGTCTACACTAGGTCGTCTGCTAGACCCGATTACGCAGGATGCCTGTGCATTCTACCACGATCATGGCGTGTTCGATGATTATACAGGTGTTGTGTATGAAGTGAAAGAAGGCATGCGGATTGCTGAAGCGCTGGGTGACTATAAAGCTGTGATTTTACGTAATCATGGGCTTCTTACTGTAGGACAGACGGTGGAAGCGGCCGTATGGTGGTTTATTTCAATGGAGCGGTCGTGTCAGGCGCAGATTTTAGCGGAGTCGATCGGACAGCCGATTTTGATTGAAGAAGACAGTGCGAAGCGTACAGCGGGTCAGGTTGGTTTTCCGCAGGCAGGTGTTATCAATTTTCGACCGTTGTATGAACGGATTGTAAGGGAAGAACCAGATTTCCTAGATTGAGCAGATAAAAAAACGGGGGAATGAAACGCGTGAACGGACTGAAAAAACAGGCGGCAGAGGCGGAGTTTGCAGGAAGAAACATGGATGCAGACGTGCGTTATACGTCAACATCCGGTCATTCGTAAGAAGCTAATGGTCTTTTGTTTTCTTAATGAAACACCTGCGTGCTATGTGAAGAGCGCAGGTGTTTATTATGCAATTAATTTTGGACTTCTTTATGTTCATTTACCAATAAGTCTGAAAGGAACTTTTCTCTATGTTGTAAGAAATATTTTGTGATTTGATAATGATCAGTCGCTTCATATTGTATTTCTTCAATGTTTTCATTATCAAAGCTTAGTATTGTTGCGTTTGGATACCCTAATAAAATTGGAGAATGAGTAGCTATTATAAACTGGCTATCGCCTTTTGAAACTAGATCATGAAGGACCTTTAAAAATGCTAACTGCCTTGCAGGAGAAAGAGCTGCCTCTGGCTCGTCTAATAAATATATCGCTTTTCCTTTAAAACGATGTAAAAAGAGTGATAAAAAAGACTCACCATGCGATTGTTTGTGAAGAGATCGTCCCCCATAATCCTTAAATCTTTTGGTATCTACCTGATCAATATGGGAAGCAAAATGATAAAAAGATTCTGCCCGTAGAAAAAAGCCATTTGTTATCTTCGGTAACCATGAAAGTCTAATATATTCACCGAGTGCAGATTCAGACGCATGAACTTCATACATATTATTTCGTCCACCACCAGCAGTGTTAAACTCACACTTATCTGCGATCGCTTCCAACAAGGTAGATTTTCCTGAACCATTTTCCCCTACAAAAAATGTTACATTACTTCGAAAATCGAGTTCATGCAAGGATTTAATAGAAGGTATGGAGAAGGGATAGTGCTCGTAAGATGTAATATTTTCTCGAAGAAGTATCACCTTTTTTAAAAACATGGAATCACCTCAGCTTCAGTTTCTTGACCAAAAAACAAGAACGTACGATCTTATTGTAATTGGAAAATATTATCTAATCAATGAATTTTTCAATTATAAACTATGTGTGGAATTTGAATTCTTTCGTTTTTTATGGTATGATTCCACTGTCCCAATCATCCTATGTTTGGAGGTATGTATATGAAATTGAGGCAAGCGACCCGTTTGACTTTGGTGGAGCAGGTTGTTGTTCAAATTGATGAACTTATCCAATCGAGCGAATGGCCGGTAGGGAAACGTATTCCAGCGGAGCCGGAGCTAGTAAAGCAGCTCGGAGTGAGTAGAAATACCGTGCGGGAAGCTGTGAGGGCACTCATTCATACTGGTCTTTTGGAGGCCCGTCAGGGAGATGGCACATACGTATGCTCATCGAGTGAGCTTGGTGCGGCATTATTGCGTCGACTGCGGCGTTCTAATATCGCTGAAACATTGGAAGTGCGGTATGCTCTTGAACAAGAGGCGGCACGTCTGGCTGCCGTACGACGTACACAAGAAGATATTGAAGTTTTGCGCGAATGTCTGGCAAACTGCAGTTCAGCGAAAGACGTAGAAGCGTATATTCAGGCGGATATGGAATTGCACCAAGCTATTGTGAGTTCCACGCACAACGGATTTTTAGCTGATTTATATGAACATATGAACGAAGCAATAAAGATTTCCATTGGCAGCACAGTGGAGTATACCGTCCTTTCGGAGCTGCACGAGGACCTACAGCAGCACGATAAGATACATGGTGATTTAGTTACTGCCATTATTAACGGCGATCCAGAAGCTTCTGCCAGCGCTGTTCGTACACACATTCAGCTATCTCAGAACGTTCTGCTAGAAAAAGACAATAAGGAGAAATAAGATGATTTCAGAAACGAATGTAGCCCATACACGCGATTACTCTCGTGCCGGGCTATGGCTGCTTATTTTAGGAATTATACTTGTAGCATCTAATTTGCGGGCTCCACTTACATCGGTAGGGCCATTAATCGGAGTCATCCGCGACGATACAGGCATATCGAATGCGTTAGCCGGCATGCTGACAACTTTTCCGTTGTTGGCTTTTGCGCTTCTTTCTCCATTTGCACCTAAAATTGCCCGGAGAATCGGGATGGAAGCGACATTGCTAGTAAGCTTACTCGTTTTGACGGCTGGAATCCTTTTGCGTTCAGTGCCAGCAGTCGGAACGCTATTTCTAGGAACGGCCTTGCTTGGAATGGCTATCGCGATTGGAAATGTACTGTTGCCTAGCATAATTAAACAAGAATTTCCGAAGAAAATGGGTCTAATGACAGGCGTATATTCTGTTTCAATGAATTTATGGGCAGCCATTGCTTCAGGTATTAGCATTCCGCTTGCACAAGGATTAGGCTTCGGATGGCGTGGCTCCCTTGTACTCTGGGCTATTCTCTCTCTGGTTTCCTTGTTGGTTTGGTTGCCGCAACTTCGTTTTCGTCACCAACGTTCTACTGCCACACAAGGAACGGTAGCCCCTGCGGTTAATTTATGGCGTTCTCGTATAGCCTGGCAAGTCACTATGTTTATGGGCTTACAATCATTATGCTTTTATGTAATTATTGCATGGCTTCCTGAAATTCTGCACCAACAGGGGATTAGTCATTCATCAGCGGGATGGCTGCTTTCATTAATGCAGTTTGTTAGCCTTCCAGCTACATTTATTATGCCTGTGCTTGCAGGTCGTAGCTCAAATCAGCGTATGCTTGTCGGTATTACTTCAACTCTCCTATTTATCGGCTACATAGGGCTTCTTAGCGGAAGTACACTGTACATGCCAGTATGGATTATACTGATTGGCATCGCGACGGGTTCCTGCTTTAGTCTAGCTGTGATGTTTTTCGCGCTTCGGACCCGCAGCGTGCATGAAGCAGCTGAGCTGTCGGGTATGGCGCAATCGATCGGCTATTTGCTTGCTGCCATAGGCCCTACTCTTTTTGGTTTTATGCACGATATGACACACGGTTGGAATATCCCCCTTATTATGCTTAGCGTTGTTGCTGTTCTTCTTTTTATTTTCGGATTTGGTGCTGCTAGCAGTGAGTATGTACTTTCGGAAGAGAAGAATATGAGGTAAGATTCTAATTGTGAGAAACATATTCATGTAAAAAGAGGAGGAAGAAGGATGTTTAACAAAATTTTGGTAGCGATTGATGGTTCAGAGATGGGGAATAAAGCGCTGGAAGCGGCAATAAGTATTGCGCAGGAACAAAATGCCCGTATTAGTCTATTGCATGTTGGTAGAGATGCGGTTACTTCTTCATATATGATTGGAGGGATTGCATATATACCTGAAGATTATATTGTTGAAATGGAAGAGTCGTTGAAGAAAGAGGGCGAAGCGTTGCTTAATGAGGCGAAAGCCAAAGCAGAAGCTGCGAACGTACCTGCAGAAGCTTTCTATGTTAAAGGGGATCCAGCGCGCCAAATTCTCGATCGGGCTGAGGAAGGTGGATATCATCTGATCGTGATCGGTAGTCGGGGGTTGAGTGGTTTTAAAGAGATGATGCTGGGTAGCGTTAGCCATAAAGTATCTCAGCTGTCAAAATGCCCGGTTTTAATCGTGAAATAATAAAGTGTTCATAGAAGAAGGCCTGATACAGCTTCTATATAGAGGAGGCTGCGTGTCAGGTCTTTTCTTTGCGATCACATAATGATATATAGCATAAATTCCGCGTTTTAAGATAAGGTATAAAGGTATGATAACGGGATATAATTAACTTTTTATCCCGTTATCATACCTTTCTTTGAGTTATACGAGCAGCTGTTATTTAATATTTTACCTGAATTTATCTACAAACCCTTTGTTTTTTAAGGGAAAACAGATTTTTTGAAAAATTGGCATCGTAATTGCTGACATAGATAGGACAACGCAAAGATGAAAAGGGGGAGAACTTTTTATGAACAAGAAGCCGTCGTTTTTTCAAGCAATACTGCCCATACTGGCTATGTTTGCCATCCTTGTTATCGGTTATGGTATTTTCAGATTGAAAATCGAGCCGCTGCTCATTTGTGCCACAATTGTAGCGGCTCTTGTAGGTAAAAGCATCGGTCTTACTTGGGACGATATGATGGAAGGAATTATTGATAAGATTACCAAATCTTTATCGGCTATTCTTATCCTCATTACGGTAGGCATCTTGATTGGTACGTGGATGCTATCTGGTACGATTCCGATGATGGTCTATTACGGACTGCAATTTATTAGTCCGCATTATCTTTTTGTTACTGCTTTTCTTGTTACCGCCCTCGTTTCTACATTTACGGGAACCTCATGGGGTTCTGCAGGAACGGTTGGAGTGGCGATTATAGGGGTTGCCATGGTGCTGGGCGTTTCTTTGCCGATTACAGCCGGAGCTATTATCGCAGGCGCTTACTTTGGAGATAAGATGTCCCCTTT
Protein-coding sequences here:
- a CDS encoding MFS transporter, which codes for MNQVKTGEHSEKERRKQVKKVAVASVVGTSIEWYDFFLYGTMSALVFPKLFFPQADPFINILQSFTVFFLGFLARPIGAMIFGHFGDRIGRKATLVTTLMFMGISTVLIGLLPTYESIGMAAPILLILLRMCQGIGVGGEWGGSVVLSTEWSSKKRRGLMGSMTQLGVPIGLLTSTLIITLCIQLTGSGFDSWGWRIPFILSAVLIGVGLYIRLGIMDSPQFTRLKQENRIVDRPVLEALKKHPKEIVLTACARLVEQVPFYIFTTFVITYGTEELKLDKQIFTNGVMVAACIELFVIPYFAHLSDRVNRKKIYILGSLLTIVFAFPFL
- a CDS encoding amidohydrolase translates to MFADLAIYNGQIVSMDQRHSHHEAMAVKHGRIVGMGAWQDITPFIDKQTQVINLEGRTVLPGFIDAHQHMIYFGTNLLNLDCNCTSIQDIVQAVEERAAFLNSDEWILGWGVDEAKLEEGRLPEASDFTHISNPVYLTRFCLHTAIVNERALNLAGINSQTEAPSGGELLRDTQGNITGVLREKAMDLVQQAIPPYTLDQMKQAIALADEKYVEEGITSVHEAGMGFHTGSLEEFQAFQELSHDGQLKVRVYGMVLDTFFSELKAMHLTTGFGNEQIKIGAVKMFADGTLSGRTAAVHEEYLDPAGFRGILMYKDEELEEKVLAAHREGYQISIHAIGDRAVEQVIIAYEKALSSYPRTDHRHRIEHCAICNPNLIARMQKLGIIPVPQPGIYYLAGDVYNRVLKPQVLDGFYALASFMEAGLKPAGSSDCPVVPASPFLGMYAAMTRKTRSGEDIVPEQKLSLYEALQMYTNYGAYASFAEHELGSLEVGKFADFVVLPTGFMDFSAEQVKDTKVEMTVIGGKIQYERVRKHAGNLHYG
- a CDS encoding D-2-hydroxyacid dehydrogenase; this encodes MLVISITDELQPHHIERISNLVSPMEVVIEKDLYQPEIPIENAEILITYGHQVTGETLNRMPGLKWIQIFQSGVERLPFEEITKREILLTNIRDFHGIPMAEYVISMILYFTRCIPRYIQYQKERHWCRQEYVDEAYGKTLSIFGAGAIGQYIAQRCRQFGMRILGVNTTGKPHPDFDAMFSMKEKTEVLKRSDFVVLLLPATEETYHCFGKKEFAAMKQTACLINIGRGALINTDDLLASLDSREIRGAALDVTEEEPLPANHPLWDSEHVILTPHIAARTYQYFNRAIDKFALNWEMYSKGEQPPYYVDVKKEY
- a CDS encoding class II aldolase/adducin family protein produces the protein MAESYERVEHEQFIQQKRTIEEERLHRKQCLAASFRLFARFGYDMGVAGHITARDPEYTDHFWVNPFAMDFSRIRVSDLVLVDHEGRVVQGNQPINRAAFAIHSQIHAVRPDTIAAAHSHSTYGKAWSTLGRLLDPITQDACAFYHDHGVFDDYTGVVYEVKEGMRIAEALGDYKAVILRNHGLLTVGQTVEAAVWWFISMERSCQAQILAESIGQPILIEEDSAKRTAGQVGFPQAGVINFRPLYERIVREEPDFLD
- a CDS encoding AAA family ATPase, with product MFLKKVILLRENITSYEHYPFSIPSIKSLHELDFRSNVTFFVGENGSGKSTLLEAIADKCEFNTAGGGRNNMYEVHASESALGEYIRLSWLPKITNGFFLRAESFYHFASHIDQVDTKRFKDYGGRSLHKQSHGESFLSLFLHRFKGKAIYLLDEPEAALSPARQLAFLKVLHDLVSKGDSQFIIATHSPILLGYPNATILSFDNENIEEIQYEATDHYQITKYFLQHREKFLSDLLVNEHKEVQN
- a CDS encoding FadR/GntR family transcriptional regulator; translation: MKLRQATRLTLVEQVVVQIDELIQSSEWPVGKRIPAEPELVKQLGVSRNTVREAVRALIHTGLLEARQGDGTYVCSSSELGAALLRRLRRSNIAETLEVRYALEQEAARLAAVRRTQEDIEVLRECLANCSSAKDVEAYIQADMELHQAIVSSTHNGFLADLYEHMNEAIKISIGSTVEYTVLSELHEDLQQHDKIHGDLVTAIINGDPEASASAVRTHIQLSQNVLLEKDNKEK
- a CDS encoding CynX/NimT family MFS transporter, which gives rise to MISETNVAHTRDYSRAGLWLLILGIILVASNLRAPLTSVGPLIGVIRDDTGISNALAGMLTTFPLLAFALLSPFAPKIARRIGMEATLLVSLLVLTAGILLRSVPAVGTLFLGTALLGMAIAIGNVLLPSIIKQEFPKKMGLMTGVYSVSMNLWAAIASGISIPLAQGLGFGWRGSLVLWAILSLVSLLVWLPQLRFRHQRSTATQGTVAPAVNLWRSRIAWQVTMFMGLQSLCFYVIIAWLPEILHQQGISHSSAGWLLSLMQFVSLPATFIMPVLAGRSSNQRMLVGITSTLLFIGYIGLLSGSTLYMPVWIILIGIATGSCFSLAVMFFALRTRSVHEAAELSGMAQSIGYLLAAIGPTLFGFMHDMTHGWNIPLIMLSVVAVLLFIFGFGAASSEYVLSEEKNMR
- a CDS encoding universal stress protein: MFNKILVAIDGSEMGNKALEAAISIAQEQNARISLLHVGRDAVTSSYMIGGIAYIPEDYIVEMEESLKKEGEALLNEAKAKAEAANVPAEAFYVKGDPARQILDRAEEGGYHLIVIGSRGLSGFKEMMLGSVSHKVSQLSKCPVLIVK